The following proteins come from a genomic window of Oricola thermophila:
- a CDS encoding ArsR/SmtB family transcription factor, whose product MGEQLQDHRLSEILKAVSDSTRRSLLTTLVQEGPLRVTELAGRYDMSLNAVSKHIKVLEAAGLVTRRTMGRVHLIEAKLDPVREVDDWFRRLRSIWELRLDRLGELFEEGNTQDE is encoded by the coding sequence ATGGGTGAACAACTGCAAGACCATCGGCTGTCCGAGATCCTGAAGGCGGTCAGCGACTCGACCCGGCGTTCCCTCCTCACCACGCTGGTTCAGGAGGGGCCGCTCCGGGTGACCGAACTGGCCGGGCGATACGACATGTCGCTGAATGCCGTCTCGAAGCACATCAAGGTGCTGGAAGCGGCGGGGCTCGTGACCCGCAGGACGATGGGCCGCGTCCACCTGATCGAGGCGAAACTCGATCCGGTGCGAGAGGTCGACGACTGGTTTCGCCGGCTGCGCTCGATCTGGGAATTGCGGTTGGATCGCCTTGGCGAACTGTTTGAAGAAGGAAACACGCAAGATGAGTGA
- a CDS encoding 2-hydroxychromene-2-carboxylate isomerase, protein MARAIDYYFTSISPFSYLGHRAIVEVADRHGAALNIRPINLFGLWKESGAVPLAERAPMRQRYRLIELQRAADWRGLPITPRPAHFPVDPTLADHTIIAIGETGKDARDYVGAVFRAIWVEDRNISEEGVLADLLAKAGHDASAILEAAKSDSVAAIRVKNTEDAIAADAVGVPAYVLDGEPFWGQDRIEYVDRALASGRTPFAVPG, encoded by the coding sequence ATGGCCAGGGCTATCGACTATTACTTCACGTCCATCTCTCCCTTCAGCTATCTCGGCCACCGCGCGATCGTCGAGGTCGCGGACAGGCACGGCGCGGCGCTGAACATAAGGCCGATCAACCTGTTCGGTCTCTGGAAGGAGTCGGGTGCCGTTCCACTGGCCGAACGCGCACCGATGCGCCAGCGCTACCGGCTCATCGAGCTGCAACGCGCCGCCGACTGGCGCGGCCTGCCGATCACGCCCCGGCCGGCACATTTCCCCGTGGACCCGACGCTGGCCGACCACACCATCATCGCAATCGGCGAGACCGGCAAGGATGCGCGCGACTATGTCGGCGCGGTGTTCAGGGCAATCTGGGTCGAGGACCGGAATATCAGCGAGGAAGGCGTCCTCGCCGACCTGCTCGCGAAAGCCGGGCACGACGCCTCGGCGATCCTCGAAGCGGCGAAATCGGATTCCGTCGCGGCGATCCGCGTCAAGAACACCGAGGACGCGATCGCCGCCGACGCGGTCGGCGTGCCGGCCTATGTACTCGACGGGGAGCCCTTCTGGGGACAGGACCGGATCGAGTATGTGGACCGCGCCCTGGCGAGCGGCCGCACGCCCTTTGCCGTGCCGGGCTGA
- a CDS encoding Lrp/AsnC family transcriptional regulator — MLRLDDRDIKILSILSREGRISKTDLARRINLSPTPCWDRLKRLEQAGVIQGYRAEISLKSIASHVVVFVVVELDNHRAETFQAFEKAVDAHDEIVACWALGGGFDYLMQVVARDIDSYQRLMDDMLERKAAVARYFTYIVTKDVKAGGLPLDRLLGTPE, encoded by the coding sequence ATGCTCAGGCTCGACGACAGGGACATCAAGATTCTCTCGATCCTGTCGCGCGAGGGGCGCATATCGAAGACCGATCTCGCGCGCCGGATCAACCTCTCGCCGACACCGTGCTGGGACCGCCTCAAGCGGCTGGAGCAGGCCGGCGTTATCCAGGGCTACAGGGCCGAGATTTCCCTGAAATCCATTGCGTCCCATGTGGTTGTGTTTGTCGTGGTGGAGCTCGACAACCACCGCGCCGAAACCTTCCAGGCTTTCGAGAAGGCTGTCGATGCCCATGACGAGATCGTCGCGTGCTGGGCGCTTGGCGGCGGCTTCGACTACCTGATGCAGGTCGTGGCGCGGGATATCGATTCCTACCAGCGCCTGATGGACGACATGCTCGAACGCAAGGCGGCGGTGGCCCGCTACTTCACCTACATCGTCACCAAGGACGTGAAGGCCGGCGGGCTGCCGCTCGACCGGCTGCTGGGGACGCCGGAGTAG
- a CDS encoding S24 family peptidase, with translation MLSHKRIWAAIDALAERNDLSPSGLAKRAGLDSTTFNKSKRFASDGRPRWPSTESLAKIMEATGSSLEEFMALVRDDAARAAPPAVHRRSIVPVREVPVIGLAQAGAGGYFDDAGFPAGQGWDTVAFPGPNLDEGCYALEITGDSMLPLYREGDIIIVSPTAQVRRGDRVVVKTRDGEVMAKTLLRRTSLVIELESVNPAHPPRTFPVSDIEWMARIVWASQ, from the coding sequence ATGCTCTCCCACAAACGCATCTGGGCCGCAATCGACGCCCTGGCCGAACGCAACGATCTCTCGCCGTCGGGTTTGGCCAAGCGCGCCGGGCTTGATTCAACCACCTTCAACAAGTCCAAGCGCTTCGCCTCCGACGGGCGGCCCCGCTGGCCTTCGACCGAGTCGCTGGCCAAGATCATGGAGGCAACCGGGTCCTCGCTGGAGGAATTCATGGCGCTGGTTCGCGACGATGCCGCGCGCGCCGCCCCTCCGGCCGTCCACCGCCGGAGCATTGTCCCGGTGCGCGAAGTTCCGGTGATCGGCCTGGCGCAGGCCGGCGCCGGCGGCTATTTCGACGATGCGGGTTTTCCTGCCGGCCAGGGATGGGACACCGTCGCCTTTCCCGGCCCGAATCTCGACGAGGGGTGCTACGCGCTGGAGATCACCGGCGATTCCATGCTGCCTCTCTACCGCGAGGGAGACATCATCATCGTCTCTCCGACCGCGCAGGTCAGGCGCGGAGACCGGGTCGTGGTCAAGACGCGCGACGGAGAGGTGATGGCCAAGACACTGCTGCGACGGACCTCCCTGGTCATCGAGCTGGAATCGGTGAATCCGGCGCACCCGCCCCGCACATTCCCGGTTTCGGACATCGAATGGATGGCCCGGATCGTCTGGGCCAGCCAGTAA
- a CDS encoding DEAD/DEAH box helicase: MTDFKALGLSERVLHSVEANGYEKPTPIQAAAIPAVLEGHDIMGLAQTGTGKTAAFGLPLIDKLLADSRRPFPKSCRALILAPTRELANQITTSLRGFVKRSRLQIATVVGGQSINAQIRDLHAGKDILVATPGRLIDLMERKAIILAQTRFLVLDEADQMLDLGFIHSLRTIAKALPSERQTLLFSATMPKEIESLSKTYLNDPVRVEVSPAGKAADKVYQSVHFVSQRGKVELLKQHLAERDDDLSLVFARTKHGAEKLMKHLVANGFSAASIHGNKSQGQRDRAIRDFRSRTVRILVATDVAARGIDIPGVSHVYNFDLPQVPESYVHRIGRTARAGAEGRAISFCAEDEARMLRDIEKLTGVPITVAGGEHPGFGASGRKSGRGSGRPQGGGRSPDNQNRQRTHQGKRSEGEGDSARPSGRPKFRRNRKRRAAA, translated from the coding sequence TTGACAGATTTCAAGGCCCTCGGGCTTTCCGAACGCGTTCTCCACTCCGTCGAGGCCAACGGATACGAGAAACCGACCCCGATCCAGGCTGCCGCGATTCCCGCGGTGCTGGAGGGACATGACATCATGGGCCTCGCCCAGACGGGCACCGGCAAGACTGCCGCTTTCGGCCTGCCGCTGATCGACAAGCTGCTTGCCGATTCCCGACGTCCCTTCCCCAAGAGCTGCCGCGCGCTGATCCTTGCGCCGACTCGCGAACTTGCCAACCAGATCACCACCAGCCTCCGCGGTTTCGTCAAACGCTCCCGGCTCCAGATCGCGACGGTCGTTGGCGGCCAGTCGATCAACGCCCAGATCCGCGACCTGCATGCCGGCAAGGACATTCTAGTCGCGACGCCGGGCCGGTTGATCGATTTGATGGAGCGCAAGGCAATCATCCTGGCGCAGACCCGTTTCCTCGTCCTGGACGAGGCGGACCAGATGCTCGATCTCGGCTTCATCCATTCGCTGCGCACGATCGCGAAGGCCCTGCCTTCCGAACGCCAGACGCTGCTCTTCTCGGCGACCATGCCGAAGGAGATCGAGAGCCTGTCGAAGACCTATCTCAACGATCCGGTCCGGGTCGAGGTGTCGCCTGCCGGCAAGGCCGCCGACAAGGTCTACCAGTCGGTTCACTTCGTATCCCAGCGCGGCAAGGTCGAACTGCTCAAGCAGCATCTGGCCGAGCGTGATGACGACCTGTCGCTGGTCTTTGCCCGCACCAAGCACGGTGCCGAGAAGCTCATGAAGCATCTGGTTGCGAACGGATTTTCGGCGGCGTCGATCCATGGCAACAAGAGCCAGGGCCAGCGCGACCGCGCGATCCGCGATTTCCGGTCACGCACCGTGCGTATCCTGGTCGCCACCGACGTTGCCGCACGCGGCATCGACATCCCCGGCGTCAGCCATGTCTACAACTTCGACCTGCCGCAGGTTCCCGAGAGCTATGTCCACCGCATCGGCCGCACGGCGCGTGCCGGCGCCGAGGGACGAGCGATCTCCTTCTGCGCCGAGGACGAGGCGAGGATGCTGCGCGACATCGAGAAGCTGACCGGCGTGCCGATCACGGTTGCCGGCGGCGAGCATCCGGGCTTCGGCGCTAGCGGCCGCAAGTCCGGTCGCGGCAGCGGTCGGCCGCAGGGCGGGGGCCGTTCCCCCGACAACCAGAATCGCCAGCGCACCCATCAGGGAAAGCGGTCTGAAGGCGAGGGTGACTCGGCGCGTCCGTCGGGTCGGCCGAAATTCCGACGCAACCGCAAGCGCCGCGCCGCGGCCTGA
- a CDS encoding NAD-dependent succinate-semialdehyde dehydrogenase yields the protein MAMPAERPDSPIRLSDLRLMRSLAYVGGRWIAAADAAFVPVTDPATGRRIGEVARIGADGAAAAVDAAQDAFPAWAALLPQERSAILRRWYALIVENREDLAAIMTAEQGKPVSEARGEIDYAASFVEFYAEEAKRPNIESVTSHLRDAEVEVWREPVGVAALVTPWNFPSAMITRKAAAALAAGCTAVVHPSVETPFSALALAELGERAGLPAGVFNVVTGDAPEIVGAWMKDARVRALSFTGSTEVGRMLYRQGADTVKRLVLELGGHAPFIVFADADLDQAVDEAVKAKFATSGQDCLGANRFLVERPAYDAFCKAFAERTSALSVGNGMDDPDIGPLMNENAVAKQELHVADALAKGATLLAGGARHDAGPLFFQPTVLADVPRDALVMREETFGPVAAIAPFDTEEEALARANDTEYGLVAYLHTLDPRRIYRVSRALQFGMVAVNRTKVTGAPVPFGGMKQSGLEREGSRLGLEAFTDVKYVCRDWA from the coding sequence ATGGCAATGCCTGCCGAACGACCCGATTCTCCGATTCGCCTTTCCGATCTCCGCCTGATGCGTTCGCTCGCCTATGTCGGCGGGCGCTGGATCGCCGCTGCGGACGCGGCCTTCGTGCCGGTCACCGACCCGGCGACGGGCCGCCGCATCGGCGAGGTCGCCCGCATCGGGGCGGACGGCGCCGCCGCCGCGGTCGATGCCGCGCAGGATGCCTTTCCCGCCTGGGCCGCGCTGCTGCCGCAGGAGCGGTCGGCGATCCTGCGCCGCTGGTACGCCCTGATCGTCGAGAACCGCGAGGACCTTGCCGCCATCATGACGGCGGAGCAGGGCAAGCCGGTTTCCGAAGCGCGCGGCGAGATCGACTACGCCGCCTCCTTCGTCGAGTTCTATGCCGAGGAAGCGAAGCGCCCGAACATCGAGAGCGTGACCTCGCATCTGCGCGATGCCGAGGTCGAGGTCTGGCGCGAGCCGGTCGGCGTCGCGGCTCTCGTCACGCCGTGGAACTTCCCCTCGGCCATGATCACCCGCAAGGCCGCCGCCGCGCTGGCGGCCGGATGCACGGCTGTCGTCCACCCGTCGGTCGAGACACCGTTTTCCGCGCTGGCGCTTGCCGAGCTTGGGGAACGGGCCGGCCTTCCCGCCGGCGTGTTCAACGTCGTCACCGGCGATGCGCCGGAGATCGTCGGCGCATGGATGAAGGATGCCCGCGTGCGCGCGCTTTCCTTCACCGGCTCCACCGAGGTCGGCAGGATGCTCTACCGCCAGGGCGCCGACACGGTGAAGCGGCTTGTCCTCGAACTGGGCGGGCACGCGCCCTTCATCGTCTTTGCCGATGCCGATCTCGACCAGGCGGTCGACGAGGCGGTGAAGGCGAAATTCGCCACGTCGGGCCAGGACTGCCTCGGCGCCAACCGCTTCCTCGTGGAACGCCCGGCCTATGACGCCTTCTGCAAGGCCTTTGCCGAGCGGACCTCGGCGCTGTCCGTCGGCAACGGCATGGACGATCCCGACATCGGTCCACTGATGAACGAGAACGCCGTCGCCAAGCAGGAGCTGCATGTCGCCGACGCTCTGGCGAAGGGGGCGACGCTGCTCGCCGGAGGCGCGCGCCACGACGCCGGTCCGCTGTTCTTCCAGCCGACGGTGCTGGCCGACGTGCCGCGCGACGCGCTGGTCATGCGCGAGGAGACCTTCGGTCCGGTCGCGGCGATCGCCCCCTTCGACACCGAGGAGGAAGCGCTGGCCCGCGCCAACGACACCGAATACGGCCTCGTCGCCTACCTGCACACGCTGGACCCGCGCCGGATCTATCGCGTCTCGCGCGCGCTCCAGTTCGGCATGGTGGCCGTCAACCGCACCAAGGTCACCGGCGCGCCGGTTCCCTTCGGCGGAATGAAGCAGTCCGGGCTGGAGCGCGAGGGGTCGCGCCTCGGCCTGGAAGCCTTTACCGACGTCAAATATGTCTGCCGTGACTGGGCATGA
- a CDS encoding sterol desaturase family protein, whose translation MMEYSEATIRFLAFIAIFASMAIYELWSPRLEREEMKGAWKSKRWFTNLSIVVLSSVALRIVFPAAAVGTAFHAQSQGWGLFPAMGIPPVFAGIASFVILDFAVWLEHVVSHKVPLFWRFHRMHHADNGFDVTTALRFHPVEILLSMFWKAAIVIALGAPPEAVLVFEIVLNGTAMFNHSNIDLPERIDRVLRLVLVTPDMHRVHHSSTPRETDSNYGFNFPFWDRIFRTYNAQPELGHEGMEIGLKEFRGPQSAGLLWALCLPFRRG comes from the coding sequence ATGATGGAATATTCCGAAGCGACAATACGGTTCCTGGCCTTCATCGCCATTTTCGCTTCGATGGCGATCTACGAACTGTGGTCGCCGCGCCTCGAACGCGAGGAGATGAAGGGCGCCTGGAAATCGAAACGCTGGTTCACGAACCTGTCGATCGTCGTGTTGTCGTCAGTCGCCTTGCGCATCGTGTTTCCCGCCGCCGCGGTCGGCACGGCATTCCATGCCCAGTCACAGGGCTGGGGCCTGTTTCCGGCCATGGGCATCCCGCCGGTGTTCGCGGGGATTGCCTCCTTCGTCATCCTGGACTTCGCGGTCTGGCTGGAGCATGTCGTCAGCCACAAGGTTCCGTTGTTCTGGCGATTCCACCGCATGCACCATGCCGACAACGGTTTTGACGTGACAACCGCATTGCGGTTCCATCCCGTCGAGATCTTGCTTTCCATGTTCTGGAAGGCAGCGATCGTGATCGCACTCGGGGCGCCCCCGGAAGCGGTTCTGGTGTTCGAGATCGTCCTCAACGGTACGGCCATGTTCAACCACTCGAACATCGACCTGCCGGAACGGATCGACCGCGTGTTGCGCCTCGTCCTCGTGACCCCGGACATGCATCGCGTGCATCACTCGTCGACGCCGCGCGAAACCGACTCGAACTACGGATTCAATTTTCCCTTCTGGGACCGGATATTCCGCACCTACAACGCTCAGCCGGAACTCGGCCACGAGGGTATGGAAATCGGGCTGAAGGAATTTCGCGGCCCGCAGTCAGCCGGACTGCTCTGGGCTCTCTGCCTGCCCTTCCGGCGCGGCTGA
- the doeA gene encoding ectoine hydrolase DoeA (DoeA (degradation of ectoine A) is also called EutD (ectoine utilization D).): MAEPRRDFTPEEYGQRIRRTRSAMAEKGLDVIVVSDPSNMAWLTGYDGWSFYTHQAVLLAHEGEPVWWGRGMDALGARRTVMMADENIVGYEDIYVQNPEMHPMETLAELIRERGWGSARIGVELDNYYYSAAAHKALTGNLPAASFADATGLVNWQRAVKSPTEIEYMRRAARIVEQMHLAVVEMAEPGLAKNVLVAEIYRRAILGADGHWGDYPAIVPMAPSGMDATAPHLTWDDYPLQQNESTFFEIAGVHRRYHCPQSRTLFIGKPPQKYLDAEKAVLEAIEAGLEQAKPGNRCEDIANAFNATLNRLGFVKDSRCGYSIGLSYPPDWGERTMSFRRGDTTELRSGMTFHFMPALWLDDGGLEITEPILITETGVECFCSTPRKLFVKD, encoded by the coding sequence ATGGCCGAGCCGAGACGCGATTTCACACCGGAGGAATACGGCCAGCGCATTCGCCGCACGCGCAGCGCCATGGCCGAGAAGGGCCTCGACGTGATCGTCGTTTCCGACCCGTCCAACATGGCCTGGCTGACCGGCTATGACGGCTGGTCCTTCTACACGCACCAGGCGGTTCTGCTCGCGCATGAGGGCGAGCCGGTCTGGTGGGGCCGCGGCATGGACGCGCTCGGCGCGCGCCGCACGGTCATGATGGCCGACGAAAACATCGTCGGCTACGAGGACATCTATGTCCAGAACCCCGAAATGCACCCGATGGAGACGCTGGCGGAGCTGATCCGGGAACGCGGCTGGGGATCGGCGCGCATCGGCGTGGAACTCGACAACTACTACTACTCGGCGGCGGCCCACAAGGCGCTGACCGGGAACCTTCCCGCGGCCTCCTTCGCGGACGCCACCGGACTGGTCAACTGGCAGCGGGCGGTGAAAAGCCCGACCGAGATCGAATATATGCGCCGCGCCGCGCGCATCGTCGAACAGATGCATCTGGCCGTCGTCGAAATGGCCGAGCCCGGCTTGGCGAAGAACGTGCTGGTCGCCGAAATCTACCGCAGGGCGATCCTCGGCGCCGATGGCCACTGGGGCGACTATCCGGCCATCGTGCCGATGGCGCCGTCCGGCATGGACGCGACCGCGCCGCACCTGACCTGGGACGACTACCCGCTGCAGCAGAACGAGAGCACCTTCTTCGAGATCGCCGGGGTGCACCGACGCTATCACTGCCCGCAGTCCCGCACGCTGTTCATCGGCAAGCCACCGCAGAAATATCTCGACGCGGAGAAGGCGGTGCTGGAAGCAATCGAGGCGGGGCTGGAGCAGGCGAAACCGGGAAACCGCTGCGAGGACATCGCCAACGCCTTCAACGCGACGCTGAACCGGCTCGGCTTCGTCAAGGACAGCCGCTGCGGCTACTCGATCGGCCTGTCCTACCCGCCCGACTGGGGCGAACGCACCATGAGCTTCCGGCGCGGCGACACGACCGAACTGCGCTCCGGCATGACCTTCCACTTCATGCCCGCCCTGTGGCTGGACGATGGCGGGCTGGAAATCACCGAGCCGATCCTGATTACCGAGACCGGCGTCGAATGTTTCTGCAGCACGCCGCGCAAACTGTTCGTGAAGGACTGA
- a CDS encoding lysine--tRNA ligase → MSANPALPQLELTPELLEAAGKTKAWPFEEARKIVKRYEKTGFPEVVLFETGYGPSGLPHIGTFGEVARTTMVRTAFRVLTEDKVPTKLLCFSDDMDGMRKIPDSVPDKSVLEPHLHKPLTAVPNPFGGDYESFGHHNNAMLRRFLDTFGFDYEFASATDYYKSGRFDEILLRVAERYDAIMDIMLPTLGEERRATYSPFLPISPKTGRVLYVPMKSVDARSGTVTYVDEDGEEMTQPVTGGNVKLQWKPDFGARWAALGVDFEMFGKDHGPNMPVYDRICSALGGRPPEHYVYELFLDQNGEKISKSKGNGLTIDEWLTYAPTESLALYMFQKPRTAKRLYFDVIPKAVDEYFSFLAAFRRQDEAGRLNNPVWHIHSGQPPADDMPVPFSMLLNLVSASNAHEKNVLWGFISRYAPGVTAETHSKLDELAGYAIRYFEDFVKPTKKFRAPDDTEREALAKLAAAFEALPADADGAAIQDAALDVARGYERYQDPSKTGPDGGPAVTGAWFQMLYQVLLGQERGPRFGSFVALYGVSETVALINKALAGELAVENA, encoded by the coding sequence ATGAGCGCCAATCCGGCCCTGCCCCAACTCGAACTGACACCGGAGCTTCTCGAGGCTGCCGGGAAAACCAAGGCCTGGCCGTTCGAGGAGGCGCGCAAGATCGTCAAGCGCTACGAGAAGACTGGCTTTCCCGAGGTCGTCCTGTTCGAGACCGGCTACGGTCCGTCCGGCCTTCCGCATATCGGCACCTTCGGCGAGGTCGCGCGCACGACCATGGTGCGCACCGCCTTTCGCGTCCTGACGGAGGACAAGGTTCCGACCAAGCTCCTGTGCTTCTCCGACGACATGGACGGCATGCGAAAGATCCCGGACAGCGTGCCGGACAAGTCCGTCCTCGAGCCGCATCTGCACAAGCCGCTGACCGCCGTGCCGAACCCGTTCGGCGGCGACTACGAGAGCTTCGGCCACCACAACAACGCGATGCTGCGCCGGTTCCTCGACACCTTCGGCTTCGACTACGAGTTTGCCAGCGCCACCGACTATTACAAGTCCGGCCGCTTCGACGAGATCCTGCTGCGCGTCGCCGAGCGCTACGACGCGATCATGGATATCATGCTGCCGACGCTGGGCGAGGAGCGTCGCGCCACCTATTCACCCTTCCTGCCGATCTCGCCAAAGACCGGGCGTGTCCTTTACGTGCCCATGAAATCTGTCGACGCCAGGTCCGGCACCGTCACCTATGTGGACGAGGACGGAGAGGAGATGACGCAGCCGGTTACCGGTGGCAACGTCAAGCTGCAATGGAAGCCGGACTTCGGCGCGCGATGGGCGGCACTCGGCGTCGATTTCGAGATGTTCGGCAAGGACCATGGTCCGAACATGCCCGTTTATGACCGCATCTGCTCCGCACTCGGAGGCCGGCCGCCGGAGCATTATGTCTACGAGCTCTTCCTCGACCAGAACGGCGAGAAGATATCCAAGTCGAAGGGCAACGGCCTGACCATCGACGAGTGGCTGACCTATGCGCCGACCGAGAGCCTCGCCCTCTACATGTTCCAGAAGCCGCGCACGGCCAAGCGTCTCTATTTTGACGTGATCCCGAAGGCGGTGGATGAGTATTTCTCGTTCCTCGCCGCCTTTCGCAGGCAGGACGAGGCCGGCCGGCTCAACAATCCGGTCTGGCACATCCATTCCGGCCAGCCGCCGGCGGACGACATGCCGGTACCGTTCTCCATGCTGCTGAACCTGGTCAGTGCCTCGAATGCGCATGAGAAGAACGTGTTGTGGGGCTTCATCTCGCGCTACGCGCCGGGCGTGACCGCCGAAACCCATTCCAAGCTTGACGAGCTGGCCGGCTACGCGATCCGCTACTTCGAGGATTTCGTCAAGCCGACGAAGAAGTTCCGCGCCCCGGACGATACCGAGCGCGAGGCGCTGGCGAAACTGGCCGCCGCCTTCGAGGCATTGCCGGCGGATGCCGACGGTGCGGCGATCCAGGACGCTGCCCTCGACGTGGCGCGCGGTTACGAGCGCTACCAGGACCCGTCTAAGACCGGCCCGGACGGCGGGCCGGCGGTGACGGGGGCATGGTTCCAGATGCTCTACCAGGTCCTGCTCGGCCAGGAGAGGGGGCCGCGCTTCGGTTCCTTCGTCGCGCTCTACGGCGTTTCGGAAACGGTGGCGCTGATCAACAAGGCGCTCGCCGGCGAACTGGCTGTCGAGAACGCATGA
- the doeB gene encoding N(2)-acetyl-L-2,4-diaminobutanoate deacetylase DoeB: MTTNPISPTIPLDEDGVHHGFLRLPWSRDDSAWGSVMIPITVVRNGDGPTALLTGANHGDEYEGPVALQELAATLKAEETSGRVIIVPYFNYPAFRAGTRTSPIDKGNLNRSFPGRPDGTVTQKIADYFNTVLVPRADIVLDFHSGGKTLDFLPFAAAHILDDTMQQQACVAAMEAFNAPYSMMMREIDNVGMYDTAVEDQGKVFVTTELGGGGTATAKSIAIARKGLRNVLKHAGILEGEPETGPTIRLAMPDDDCFVFATEEGLVEPCADLGDTVAKGDCLARIWPVDRTGATPVEYRAKRGGLLAARHFPGLVKAGDCLAVIAEVVD; this comes from the coding sequence GTGACGACCAACCCGATTTCCCCGACCATCCCGCTAGACGAAGACGGCGTGCATCACGGTTTCCTGCGCCTGCCCTGGAGCCGCGACGACTCCGCCTGGGGCTCGGTGATGATCCCGATCACGGTGGTCAGGAACGGCGACGGGCCCACCGCGCTGCTGACAGGCGCCAATCACGGCGACGAATACGAGGGACCGGTCGCGCTGCAGGAACTCGCGGCAACGCTGAAGGCCGAAGAGACAAGCGGGCGCGTCATCATCGTGCCGTATTTCAACTACCCGGCGTTCCGGGCAGGCACGCGCACCTCGCCGATCGACAAGGGCAATCTCAACCGCAGCTTTCCCGGCAGGCCCGACGGCACGGTGACGCAGAAGATCGCGGACTATTTCAACACGGTGCTGGTACCGAGGGCCGATATCGTTCTCGACTTCCATTCCGGCGGCAAAACGCTCGACTTCCTGCCCTTCGCGGCGGCGCACATTCTCGACGACACCATGCAGCAGCAGGCCTGCGTCGCGGCGATGGAGGCGTTCAACGCACCCTATTCGATGATGATGCGGGAGATCGACAATGTGGGCATGTACGACACGGCAGTCGAGGACCAGGGCAAAGTGTTCGTAACGACCGAGCTGGGCGGCGGCGGCACGGCAACGGCGAAGTCGATCGCGATCGCCCGCAAGGGCCTGCGCAACGTTCTGAAGCATGCGGGAATACTGGAGGGGGAACCGGAAACCGGGCCGACTATCCGGCTTGCCATGCCGGACGACGACTGCTTCGTCTTCGCGACGGAAGAAGGTCTTGTCGAGCCTTGCGCCGATCTCGGCGACACGGTGGCGAAGGGGGATTGCCTGGCGCGGATATGGCCGGTCGACAGGACCGGGGCGACGCCGGTGGAGTATCGCGCGAAGCGCGGCGGCCTGCTTGCCGCACGGCATTTCCCCGGCCTCGTAAAGGCCGGGGACTGCCTCGCCGTGATCGCCGAGGTCGTCGACTAG
- a CDS encoding SRPBCC family protein, translated as MSELSLTVKKTIPATPETVFNAWLDPSMLKQFMVTCEGDNVPKAESDSREGGHFLIVMESGGKEIPHSGTYLVVKPHSRLVFTWESPHSVDGSTVTVDLAPSGDGATDLTLTQVKFASEGARDGHIKGWTAILDALAGTFG; from the coding sequence ATGAGTGAACTGTCCCTGACCGTGAAGAAGACGATCCCGGCGACGCCCGAAACCGTGTTCAACGCGTGGCTCGACCCGTCAATGCTGAAGCAATTCATGGTCACCTGCGAGGGCGACAACGTCCCAAAGGCCGAAAGCGATAGCCGTGAAGGCGGTCACTTCCTGATCGTCATGGAAAGTGGCGGAAAGGAAATTCCCCACAGCGGAACATATCTTGTAGTGAAGCCGCATAGCAGGCTCGTCTTTACCTGGGAATCGCCCCACTCGGTCGACGGGAGCACCGTGACCGTCGACCTTGCCCCGTCCGGCGACGGCGCAACCGACCTCACACTCACACAGGTCAAGTTCGCCAGCGAGGGCGCGCGGGACGGCCATATCAAGGGTTGGACCGCAATTCTCGACGCGCTGGCCGGCACGTTCGGCTGA
- a CDS encoding tellurite resistance TerB family protein, giving the protein MSTLTPQEALVFVMVTMAAADSNLSERELSRIGNTVDTLPVFEGYSRDQLVETANRCTAILNEPAGIDRILAMVKASLPERLYETAYAVAIEIASADLHAEQEELRFLQIMRDEFELDNLVTAAIERSARVRFRLP; this is encoded by the coding sequence ATGAGCACGCTTACCCCGCAAGAGGCACTGGTCTTCGTCATGGTCACGATGGCGGCTGCCGATTCCAACCTGTCGGAGCGCGAATTGTCGCGCATCGGCAACACGGTCGACACGCTTCCCGTCTTCGAGGGATATTCGCGCGATCAGCTCGTCGAGACCGCGAACCGCTGCACGGCCATACTGAACGAGCCCGCGGGCATCGACCGGATCCTTGCCATGGTCAAGGCCAGCCTGCCCGAACGGCTGTACGAAACCGCCTATGCGGTGGCGATCGAGATCGCATCGGCCGACCTGCACGCCGAACAGGAGGAACTCCGGTTCCTCCAGATCATGCGCGACGAGTTCGAGCTGGACAATCTCGTCACCGCCGCGATCGAGCGATCCGCGCGAGTGCGTTTCCGCCTGCCCTGA